AATGAGGAGCTTTTGAATGATCTCTATCCTGCGACGCAGCCTGCTGGTCCTGCTGGCGGCCCTGCCGCTGATGGGCAATGCCGTGGCGGCGCCTTCGGCGCACGACATCATCCAGGACACCACTACTCGATTGCTGGCGGACCTTGCCGCCAATAAAGAGAAATACAAGCAGGACCCAAGCGCGTTCTACGACGCGCTGAATGGCATTGTCGGCCCCGTGGTAGACGCCGATGGCATCTCCAAGAGCATCATGACCGTCAAGTACTCGCGCAAGGCAACCCCGGCGCAGATGACCCGCTTCCAGGAAAACTTCAAGCGCAGCCTGATGCAGTTCTATGGCAACGCGTTGCTGGAATACAACAACCAAGGCATCACCGTTTCGCCGGCCAAGGATGAAAGCGGCACCCGCACCAGCGTTGACATGCAGGTCAAGGGC
This genomic interval from Pseudomonas alvandae contains the following:
- a CDS encoding MlaC/ttg2D family ABC transporter substrate-binding protein; amino-acid sequence: MISILRRSLLVLLAALPLMGNAVAAPSAHDIIQDTTTRLLADLAANKEKYKQDPSAFYDALNGIVGPVVDADGISKSIMTVKYSRKATPAQMTRFQENFKRSLMQFYGNALLEYNNQGITVSPAKDESGTRTSVDMQVKGNNGAVYPVSYTLEKINGEWKVRNVIINGINIGKLFRDQFADAMQRNGNDLDKTIDGWAGEVAKAKEVTEEAKEKQEQ